The Brevibacillus brevis genome contains a region encoding:
- a CDS encoding S-layer homology domain-containing protein: MTQQYAFGTANQRYKKKLFVDTGFEFMEINARLIEPYSPPSPQPSLREIKIINAPSHIHHSGFSSYQCSLTLLFPDKESYNDYLSYAGWTHKFYDEKGSIFLGSAESITPHVLEAGRRYSVTVDLILIKKDSIERESRFQFQDIEGHWAQKNIEEMADLGLITVITRDGKPVIYFRPNDFVTRAEFIAFLNRTRRLVERMIRE; this comes from the coding sequence ATGACCCAACAATACGCCTTTGGCACTGCCAATCAGCGCTATAAAAAAAAGCTGTTCGTCGATACAGGCTTTGAATTCATGGAAATAAACGCCCGACTCATCGAGCCCTATTCTCCGCCAAGTCCCCAGCCTTCTTTACGCGAAATCAAAATCATCAACGCTCCCTCGCACATCCACCACTCCGGCTTTAGCAGCTACCAGTGTTCATTGACCTTACTTTTTCCAGACAAAGAATCGTATAACGATTACTTGAGCTACGCAGGCTGGACCCACAAGTTTTACGATGAAAAGGGAAGCATTTTCCTTGGAAGCGCAGAATCCATCACCCCCCATGTGCTTGAGGCAGGACGGCGCTACAGCGTCACCGTCGATCTGATCCTCATCAAAAAAGACTCGATCGAACGCGAATCACGTTTCCAGTTTCAAGATATTGAAGGGCATTGGGCACAGAAAAATATCGAAGAAATGGCCGATCTTGGGCTGATCACGGTCATTACCCGAGATGGGAAGCCCGTCATTTACTTCCGCCCCAATGATTTTGTGACACGCGCCGAATTTATTGCCTTTTTGAATCGGACAAGGCGACTGGTAGAACGGATGATTCGGGAATAG
- a CDS encoding AAA family ATPase translates to METQRLTDALRSITSAVEQSASPFRAQQATPFFQALHQQLYELRAMIRDIESKPLSFSRKYVSQPVSHAAPASLLSVSTGAIAPFRFATLPNAPVKRTEKSYSRRSTLHPQAWEEAAVDVLRNMMSSGLHTLITSMDIENWESAKSLNRLLKKAERNFLFKDTNMMDLAQARVSGRSTDQKQVEEEALGLREYLRTGVKQDLRDIALTHAVSLEEVTRAYYTSSRQSNDPHVTVADIREKAALLPDDPLAPQTQMQTIWQAASLEAFDIFKNQPGSFPSLLVHLLQRMRESQSQLSLAVRLLKNAADQYGGKAAYVKARRNLHEGSEQRRQERVTALLGQSSSPFTQEAMEIQSWQLQNLSSYQATRTRLVRNRLEQKRVQELYPYNDRLLKALIAEEKKLLEQLHLLRRKMRDVERQAHLLTSRILLVQRAFGSLQNTITSLIPSVSSLDERLRALSDTSVTTDQQIKDMTSDLKQQEEQLQKTREALKELTEALSTAVPKPPTATAGPQAAPSAAAASSSSSTTSRLAPFAALLFEEFSGDFKTKIREKFFKGKKKGDEKESEPESKPEPESDSKSKPKPKFKYKLKTAEKASGPDESDSTPKAPSKAGKAASTSVDDAAKSVPLWRKGLKNIAKLGKGLPGIGIGITALTLLDSFNKDWLQPMFMSDTQRQSRVLENQKGLVADITNFDKMPPGLKHLFFAGTAVSGITDGLINFMGGTAPSWSDYYNAFKAAYKHDGPELKQQLENTFQLGDKEAQLTLENVKSDIKKKNEKEKHSKLIDVDGDGYKLDDTPLPSWDEVKTLEHGKEVVGYRLEKLALAEGKLKAKLEQTQATLLDQGKSEDSPEMLKAYADYYSGINKERSEHLAYFEAVLAKIPKGTDASGVVESVIADINASIAQNNLDKTNHTSGTKIDSVKDKLSSELESKELQYSIDRNKAILAGHSANSEVVKKLDEEYLRSINELFDTTSSEMDRLLSGNQMNETFKKDIENLKKSLEKAKYDNLVSLHMSKKPTKGTFNMPDGLQPLTYWGMQTANATHSTYDLTYGGDSNVNITIANMSGTEADLQRLGSTVSEAVRNTQASLSTELSQQVRSGIATSYTRL, encoded by the coding sequence ATGGAAACCCAACGTTTGACCGATGCCCTCCGCTCTATAACGAGTGCTGTAGAACAGTCGGCATCCCCATTTCGTGCCCAGCAAGCTACACCATTTTTTCAAGCACTGCATCAACAATTGTATGAATTACGCGCGATGATACGCGACATTGAGTCAAAGCCGCTCAGCTTTTCTCGTAAGTACGTCTCTCAGCCTGTTTCCCATGCTGCTCCTGCTTCCCTGTTGTCCGTAAGTACAGGAGCCATTGCCCCGTTCCGCTTTGCGACTTTACCAAATGCCCCCGTTAAAAGAACAGAAAAGTCCTACAGCAGAAGAAGCACCCTCCATCCACAAGCATGGGAAGAGGCTGCCGTAGATGTGTTGCGAAACATGATGAGCAGCGGCCTTCACACGCTTATCACCTCGATGGATATTGAAAATTGGGAGTCGGCGAAATCTTTGAACCGCCTGTTAAAAAAGGCAGAGCGTAATTTTTTGTTCAAAGATACAAACATGATGGATTTGGCGCAAGCACGCGTTTCAGGACGATCGACGGATCAAAAACAAGTGGAAGAAGAAGCACTTGGTTTGCGCGAATACTTGCGAACAGGAGTCAAACAAGACCTGCGGGATATCGCGCTAACACATGCCGTCAGCCTTGAAGAAGTAACCAGAGCCTACTATACGTCTTCTCGCCAATCAAATGACCCGCATGTAACTGTAGCGGATATTCGGGAGAAAGCAGCTTTGTTACCAGATGACCCGCTTGCTCCCCAAACCCAGATGCAAACCATCTGGCAGGCAGCGTCCCTTGAAGCATTCGATATTTTTAAAAATCAGCCCGGTAGCTTTCCCTCGCTTTTGGTCCACCTGCTTCAGCGCATGAGAGAAAGTCAGAGCCAATTATCGCTCGCTGTACGTCTGTTGAAAAATGCTGCCGATCAATACGGCGGAAAAGCTGCCTACGTCAAAGCCCGGCGCAATCTTCATGAAGGAAGTGAGCAGCGAAGACAAGAGCGTGTTACCGCACTGCTTGGTCAATCCTCTTCTCCCTTTACACAAGAAGCGATGGAGATCCAGTCCTGGCAATTGCAAAATCTGTCTTCCTATCAAGCTACCCGCACTCGGTTGGTTCGCAACAGGCTGGAACAGAAAAGAGTACAAGAGCTGTATCCGTACAATGATCGATTGTTAAAGGCATTGATTGCGGAAGAGAAAAAGCTTCTTGAACAGTTGCATTTGCTCAGACGAAAGATGCGCGATGTAGAGCGTCAGGCACATTTGCTCACCAGCCGAATCCTTTTGGTCCAGCGCGCATTCGGCAGTTTGCAGAACACGATTACCTCCTTAATTCCTTCCGTCTCTTCGCTGGATGAGAGGCTGCGTGCCCTCTCTGATACATCTGTCACGACCGACCAGCAAATCAAGGACATGACAAGCGATTTAAAACAGCAGGAGGAACAACTCCAGAAAACACGGGAAGCCTTGAAGGAATTGACAGAAGCACTGTCCACGGCTGTACCCAAACCTCCGACTGCCACAGCGGGTCCTCAGGCCGCTCCCTCAGCTGCAGCCGCAAGCAGTTCATCCTCTACCACTAGCAGACTCGCCCCTTTTGCTGCTCTCCTTTTTGAAGAGTTCTCGGGTGATTTTAAGACGAAGATACGGGAAAAGTTCTTCAAAGGCAAAAAGAAGGGGGATGAGAAAGAATCTGAACCTGAATCCAAACCTGAACCTGAATCCGATTCAAAATCTAAACCTAAACCTAAGTTTAAATATAAATTGAAAACTGCCGAAAAGGCGAGCGGTCCGGATGAGTCAGACTCCACTCCGAAAGCTCCATCCAAAGCTGGCAAAGCTGCTTCAACGTCTGTCGATGATGCAGCCAAGAGTGTACCTCTATGGCGAAAAGGATTAAAAAACATCGCGAAATTAGGTAAAGGTCTACCTGGCATAGGGATTGGTATTACAGCACTCACTTTATTGGACAGTTTTAACAAAGATTGGTTGCAGCCTATGTTTATGTCCGATACCCAGAGACAAAGCAGAGTCTTAGAAAATCAAAAAGGTCTAGTGGCCGACATCACTAATTTTGATAAAATGCCTCCGGGTTTAAAGCATTTATTTTTTGCCGGTACTGCTGTTTCTGGTATTACAGATGGTCTGATCAACTTCATGGGTGGCACTGCTCCTTCATGGAGCGATTACTATAACGCTTTTAAAGCGGCTTATAAGCATGATGGCCCTGAACTCAAACAGCAGTTGGAAAATACCTTTCAGCTTGGAGACAAGGAAGCTCAACTCACTCTTGAAAATGTCAAATCCGACATTAAAAAGAAAAACGAAAAAGAAAAGCACTCTAAACTTATTGATGTCGATGGAGATGGATACAAGCTGGACGATACTCCACTACCTTCATGGGATGAAGTCAAGACACTTGAACATGGCAAAGAAGTGGTTGGGTATCGCCTGGAAAAACTCGCTTTAGCGGAAGGCAAGTTAAAAGCCAAATTAGAGCAAACGCAGGCAACTCTTCTAGACCAAGGTAAATCCGAAGATTCTCCAGAAATGCTGAAAGCTTATGCTGACTACTACAGTGGTATTAATAAGGAACGGAGTGAACACTTAGCCTATTTTGAAGCGGTATTAGCGAAAATCCCTAAAGGTACAGATGCCTCTGGAGTAGTAGAATCAGTAATCGCTGATATAAATGCTTCTATCGCCCAAAACAACCTCGATAAAACCAACCATACCTCCGGCACAAAAATTGATTCCGTGAAGGACAAGCTGAGCTCTGAGCTGGAAAGTAAAGAGCTTCAATACTCGATTGACAGGAACAAAGCAATCTTAGCAGGGCACAGCGCAAATTCTGAAGTAGTAAAGAAGCTAGATGAAGAATATTTACGCAGTATCAATGAGCTTTTTGATACGACGAGTTCTGAAATGGATCGCCTTTTGTCCGGGAACCAAATGAATGAGACATTCAAGAAAGACATCGAGAACCTTAAAAAAAGCCTCGAAAAAGCCAAGTACGACAATCTCGTATCTCTGCATATGTCCAAGAAGCCCACCAAAGGAACCTTCAACATGCCCGACGGCTTGCAGCCGCTTACCTATTGGGGCATGCAAACCGCAAATGCAACACACAGCACCTACGACCTTACCTATGGCGGCGACAGCAATGTGAACATTACCATTGCCAATATGAGCGGAACGGAAGCTGACCTCCAACGCCTCGGCTCAACCGTCAGCGAAGCCGTTCGCAATACACAAGCAAGCCTTTCTACCGAATTGAGCCAACAAGTCCGCTCTGGAATCGCTACGAGCTACACGAGATTGTAA